A single region of the Gorilla gorilla gorilla isolate KB3781 chromosome 1, NHGRI_mGorGor1-v2.1_pri, whole genome shotgun sequence genome encodes:
- the C1H1orf210 gene encoding type III endosome membrane protein TEMP, translated as MNETNKTLVGPSELPTASAVAPGPGTGARAWPVLVGFVLGAVVLSLLIALAAKCHLCRRYHASYRHRPLPETGRGGRPQVAEDEDDDGFIEDNYIQPGTGELGTDGSRDHFSL; from the exons ATGAATGAGACAAACAAAA CACTTGTGGGGCCCTCGGAGCTCCCCACAGCGTCTGCTGTGGCCCCTGGCCCAGGCACTGGGGCTCGGGCATGGCCTGTGCTGGTAGGATTTGTGCTGGGGGCTGTGGTCCTCTCGCTCCTCATTGCACTTGCTGCCAAATGCCACCTCTGCCGCCGATACCATGCCAGCTACCGGCACCGCCCACTGCCTGAGACAGGAAGGGGAGGCCGCCCACAGGTGGCTgaagatgaggatgatgatggctTCATCGAGGACAATTACATTCAGCCTGGGACTGGCGAGCTGGGGACAGACGGTAGCAGGGACCACTTCTCCCTCTGA